In a single window of the Streptomyces sp. CGMCC 4.7035 genome:
- a CDS encoding ketoacyl-ACP synthase III family protein gives MRWEGVYVAGTGVWLGEPESARSAVESGAYDAEQAAADEILSVSVAEESTAPPDMAIHAATTALKRSGLDASAVGLLIHSSIWFQGVEMWPAASYVAAHALGRDVTAFGFEQECNGGLGALEIAARQVAAGTSAAMVTTADRFGAPLVQRWSSEPGFVYGDGGTAVLLSAAGGFARLLSTASGSDNSLEAVVRGAALRPLPSGEPLDLLGRVQHFARAHGSVREATERVGAVMNAVVDTALADAGIGRQDVARVVTLASGRSRLQWQVPVLLGLPVERSTWDFARKAGHLGAGDQIAGFNHLVEAGVLSVGDRVLLVGGGSGFSCTCAVLEMAEVPEWEPVG, from the coding sequence GCGGCCGACGAGATCCTGTCCGTGTCCGTCGCCGAGGAGTCGACGGCCCCTCCAGACATGGCGATCCACGCCGCGACGACCGCACTCAAGCGGTCCGGCCTCGACGCGTCCGCGGTGGGCCTGCTGATCCACAGCAGCATCTGGTTCCAGGGCGTCGAGATGTGGCCCGCCGCCTCGTACGTCGCCGCGCACGCCCTGGGCCGGGACGTGACCGCGTTCGGCTTCGAGCAGGAGTGCAACGGCGGCCTCGGCGCACTGGAGATCGCGGCCCGGCAGGTCGCTGCCGGCACCTCGGCCGCCATGGTCACCACCGCCGACCGGTTCGGCGCTCCGCTGGTGCAGCGGTGGAGCAGCGAGCCCGGCTTCGTCTACGGCGACGGTGGTACCGCCGTGCTGCTGTCCGCCGCCGGCGGCTTCGCCCGGCTGCTGTCCACCGCGAGCGGATCGGACAACTCCCTGGAGGCGGTGGTCCGGGGCGCGGCGCTGCGGCCGCTGCCCTCCGGCGAACCCCTGGACCTGCTGGGCCGCGTGCAGCACTTCGCGCGCGCCCACGGCAGCGTCCGGGAGGCGACGGAGCGGGTGGGCGCGGTAATGAACGCCGTCGTCGACACCGCCCTGGCCGACGCGGGCATCGGTCGGCAGGACGTGGCCCGGGTGGTGACCCTGGCCAGCGGGCGCAGCCGACTGCAGTGGCAGGTGCCGGTGCTGCTCGGCCTCCCCGTGGAGCGGTCCACGTGGGACTTTGCCCGCAAGGCCGGCCACCTGGGCGCCGGCGACCAGATCGCCGGCTTCAACCACCTTGTGGAAGCGGGGGTGTTGAGCGTTGGGGACCGTGTGCTGCTGGTCGGCGGCGGCTCCGGGTTCAGCTGCACCTGTGCTGTGCTGGAAATGGCCGAGGTACCCGAGTGGGAGCCCGTCGGCTGA